In the genome of Nymphaea colorata isolate Beijing-Zhang1983 chromosome 9, ASM883128v2, whole genome shotgun sequence, one region contains:
- the LOC116260680 gene encoding antimicrobial peptide 1-like has translation MARSFGLIAALVTMLMVVEFASIADAKYKSYLRVYEEPGCRHRSEKYNSCGCHNLKYNGGFKYDFNEKHDEDSTMIVYKNPNCHGNGFVLPHEDKDHCRPFPFKSVYIKC, from the coding sequence ATGGCGAGATCTTTTGGTTTGATCGCAGCCCTGGTGACAATGCTTATGGTAGTTGAATTTGCGAGCATTGCGGATGCAAAGTACAAGAGCTACCTGAGGGTGTATGAGGAGCCAGGGTGCCGCCATCGCTCCGAGAAGTACAACAGCTGCGGCTGCCACAACCTCAAGTACAATGGCGGATTCAAGTATGATTTCAACGAGAAGCATGACGAAGACTCAACGATGATAGTCTACAAGAATCCCAACTGCCATGGAAATGGGTTTGTGTTGCCTCATGAGGACAAAGATCACTGCAGGCCGTTCCCCTTCAAGAGCGTCTACATCAAATGTTGA